A stretch of Mus musculus strain C57BL/6J chromosome 19, GRCm38.p6 C57BL/6J DNA encodes these proteins:
- the Plcb3 gene encoding 1-phosphatidylinositol 4,5-bisphosphate phosphodiesterase beta-3 isoform X1, with the protein MPGTPTSVLPDHLTPYSSLVALRKLESPVVLEASSRNLVTLRVDPNGFFLYWTGPNMEVDTLDISSIRDTRTGRYARLPKDPKIREVLGFGGPDTRLEEKLMTVVAGPDPVNTTFLNFMAVQDDTVKVWSEELFKLAMNILAQNASRNTFLRKAYTKLKLQVNQDGRIPVKNILKMFSADKKRVETALESCGLNFNRSESIRPDEFPLEIFERFLNKLCLRPDIDKILLEIGAKGKPYLTLEQLMDFINQKQRDPRLNEVLYPPLRSSQARLLIEKYETNKQFLERDQMSMEGFSRYLGGEENGILPLEALDLSMDMTQPLSAYFINSSHNTYLTAGQLAGPSSVEMYRQALLWGCRCVELDVWKGRPPEEEPFITHGFTMTTEVPLRDVLEAIAEAAFKTSPYPVILSFENHVDSAKQQAKMAEYCRSIFGDALLIDPLDKYPLSAGIPLPSPQDLMGRILVKNKKRHRPSTGVPDSSVRKRPLEQSNSALSESSAATEPSSPQLGSPSSDSCPGLSNGEEVGLEKTSLEPQKSLGEESLSREPNVPMPDRDREDEEEDEEEEETTDPKKPTTDEGTASSEVNATEEMSTLVNYVEPVKFKSFEAARKRNKCFEMSSFVETKAMEQLTKSPMEFVEYNKQQLSRIYPKGTRVDSSNYMPQLFWNVGCQLVALNFQTLDLPMQLNAGVFEYNGRSGYLLKPEFMRRPDKSFDPFTEVIVDGIVANALRVKVISGQFLSDKKVGIYVEVDMFGLPVDTRRKYRTRTSQGNSFNPVWDEEPFDFPKVVLPTLASLRIAAFEEGGKFVGHRILPVSAIRSGYHYVCLRNEANQPLCLPALLIYTEASDYIPDDHQDYAEALINPIKHVSLMDQRAKQLAALIGESEAQASTETYQETPCQQPGSQLPSNPTPNPLDASPRWPPGPTTSSTSSSLSSPGQRDDLIASILSEVTPTPLEELRSHKAMVKLRSRQDRDLRELHKKHQRKAVALTRRLLDGLAQARAEGKCRPSPSALGKATNSEDVKEEEEAKQYREFQNRQVQSLLELREAQADVETKRKLEHLRQAHQRLKEVVLDTHTTQFKRLKELNEREKKELQKILDRKRNNSISEAKTREKHKKEVELTEINRRHITESVNSIRRLEEAQKQRHERLVAGQQQVLQQLEEEEPKLLAQLTQECQEQRERLPQEIRRCLLGETAEGLGDGPLVACASNGHAPGSGGHLSSADSESQEENTQL; encoded by the exons ATGCCAGGGACCCCCACTTCAGTGTTGCCTGACCACCTCACCCCCTATTCCAGCCTTGTTGCACTCCGGAAACTTGAGTCCCCTGTTGTCCTG GAGGCCTCCAGTCGGAACCTGGTGACCCTGCGTGTGGACCCTAATGGCTTCTTCTTGTACTGGACAGGACCCAACATG GAGGTGGACACACTGGACATCAGCTCCATCAGGGACACAAGGACAGGTCGTTATGCCCGCCTGCCCAAG gaccctaagatTCGAGAAGTACTGGGCTTTGGAGGTCCTGACACCCGGCTGGAGGAGAAACTGATGACAGTGGTGGCCGGGCCAGATCCAGTAAATACCACATTCTTGAACTTCATGGCCGTGCAAGATGACACAGTCAAG GTCTGGTCAGAGGAGTTGTTTAAACTGGCCATGAACATATTGGCTCAGAACGCCTCCCGGAACACCTTCCTGCGGAAAGC ATACACGAAGCTGAAGCTGCAGGTGAACCAGGATGGACGGATTCCGGTCAAGAA CATTCTGAAGATGTTCTCGGCGGACAAGAAGCGGGTGGAGACGGCGCTGGAGTCCTGTGGCCTCAACTTCAACCGA AGTGAGTCCATTCGCCCTGATGAGTTTCCCTTGGAAATTTTTGAGCGGTTCTTGAATAAACTGTGTCTGCGCCCGGATATTGACAAGATCCTGCTGGAGAT AGGTGCCAAGGGCAAGCCGTACCTCACTCTGGAGCAGCTCATGGACTTTATCAACCAGAAGCAGAGAGACCCGAGACTCAACGAAGTGCTGTACCCGCCACTTCGGTCCTCACAGGCTCGGCTGCTCATTGAGAAGTACGAGACGAACAAACAGTTCCTGGAGCGCG ACCAGATGTCTATGGAGGGCTTCAGCCGCTacctgggaggggaggagaatggTATCCTGCCTCTGGAGGCCCTGGATCTGAGCATGGACATGACCCAGCCACTGAGCGCATATTTTATCAACTCCTCACACAACACCTATCTCACTG CGGGCCAGCTGGCTGGACCATCATCGGTGGAGATGTACCGCCAGGCACTGCTGTGGGGCTGCCGCTGTGTGGAGCTGGATGTATGGAAGGGACGGCCACCGGAGGAAGAGCCTTTCATCACTCATGGTTTCACCATGACCACTGAGGTGCCATTGCGTGATGTGCTAGAGGCCATCGCTGAGGCAGCCTTCAAGACCTCGCCCTACCCTGTCATCCTCTCCTTTGAGAACCATGTCGACTC GGCAAAGCAGCAGGCCAAGATGGCTGAGTACTGCCGCTCTATCTTTGGGGATGCGCTGCTCATTGACCCTCTCGACAAATACCCG CTATCTGCGGGCATCCCCCTGCCTAGTCCACAGGACCTGATGGGCCGTATCCTGGTGAAGAATAAGAAGCGACATCGGCCCAGCACAGGTGTCCCTGACAGCTCAGTGCGCAAGCGGCCTCTGGAACAGAGCAACTCGGCCTTGAGTGAGAGCTCGGCCGCCACAGAGCCCTCCTCACCTCAGCTTG GGTCCCCCAGCTCCGACAGCTGCCCTGGCCTAAGCAATGGGGAGGAGGTGGGACTCGAGAAGACCAGCCTGGAGCCTCAGAAGTCTCTAGGTGAGGAGAGCCTCAGCCGGGAACCTAATGTGCCCATGCCTGACCGTGAccgagaggatgaggaggaagatgaagaagaagaggaaacaaCGGATCCAAAAAAGCCCACCACTGATGAG GGCACAGCCAGCAGTGAGGTCAATGCCACGGAGGAGATGTCAACGCTCGTCAACTACGTTGAGCCCGTCAAGTTCAAGTCCTTCGAGGCTGCTCGAA aaaGGAACAAGTGCTTCGAGATGTCATCCTTCGTGGAGACCAAGGCAATGGAGCAACTGACCAAGAGTCCTATGGAGTTTGTGGA ATACAACAAACAGCAGCTCAGCCGCATCTACCCTAAGGGCACACGAGTGGACTCCTCCAACTACATGCCTCAGCTCTTCTGGAACGTGGGTTGCCAGCTTGTTGCCCTCAACTTCCAGACCTTGG ATTTGCCAATGCAGCTCAACGCAGGCGTGTTTGAGTACAATGGGCGCAGCGGGTACTTGCTCAAGCCCGAGTTTATGCGGCGGCCGGACAAGTCTTTTGATCCCTTCACTGAGGTCATCGTAGATGGCATAGTGGCCAACGCCTTGCGGGTCAAG GTGATTTCGGGGCAGTTCCTGTCTGACAAGAAGGTGGGCATCTACGTCGAGGTGGACATGTTTGGCCTCCCAGTTGACACAAGACGCAAATATCGTACCCGGACATCCCAGGGGAACTCATTCAACCCTGTGTGGGACGAGGAACCCTTTGACTTCCCCAAG GTTGTGCTGCCCACGCTGGCCTCACTTCGCATCGCAGCCTTTGAGGAGGGTGGCAAATTTGTTGGGCACCGtatcctgcctgtctctgctatcCGCTCAG GATACCACTATGTCTGCCTGCGAAACGAGGCCAACCAACCTTtgtgcctgcctgccctgcttaTCTACACTGAAGCTTCTGACTACATCCCAGATGACCACCAGG ACTATGCGGAGGCCTTGATTAACCCCATCAAGCACGTAAGCCTAATGGACCAGCGGGCCAAGCAACTAGCCGCTCTCATTGGGGAGAGTGAG GCTCAGGCCAGCACAGAGACATATCAGGAGACCCCGTGTCAACAGCCAGGGTCACAGCTCCCCTCCAACCCCACACCTAACCCACTGGATGCCTCACCTCGCTGGCCCCCCGGTCCTACCACTTCCTCCACTAGCTCCTCCCTCAGTAGCCCAG GGCAGCGAGATGATTTGATTGCCAGCATCCTCTCTG AGGTGACCCCTACACCTCTAGAGGAGCTCAGAAGCCACAAGGCTATGGTGAAGCTACGGAGCCGGCAGGATCGAGACCTGCGGGAGTTGCATAAGAAGCACCAGCGCAAGGCTGTGGCCCTCACCCGCCGCCTTCTGGATGGCCTGGCCCAGGCCAGGGCTGAGGGGAAGTGCCGGCCCTCCCCCAGTGCCCT GGGCAAGGCCACCAACTCGGAGGAcgtgaaggaggaagaggaggccaaACAGTATCGAGAGTTCCAGAACCGACAAGTACAGAGCCTGTTGGAGCTGAGGGAAGCCCAGGCAGATGTGGAGACCAAGCGGAAGCTGGAGCATCTACGACAG GCTCATCAGCGGCTCAAGGAGGTTGTCCtggatacacacacaacacagttcaagaggctgaaggagctgaatgaaaG GGAGAAGAAGGAactccagaagatcctggacaggaaGCGCAACAACAGCATCTCAGAGGCCAAGACAAGGGAGAAACACAAGAAGGAGGT GGAACTGACAGAGATTAATCGGCGGCACATCACTGAGTCGGTAAACTCCATCAGACGG
- the Plcb3 gene encoding 1-phosphatidylinositol 4,5-bisphosphate phosphodiesterase beta-3 isoform X2 encodes MIKEASSRNLVTLRVDPNGFFLYWTGPNMEVDTLDISSIRDTRTGRYARLPKDPKIREVLGFGGPDTRLEEKLMTVVAGPDPVNTTFLNFMAVQDDTVKVWSEELFKLAMNILAQNASRNTFLRKAYTKLKLQVNQDGRIPVKNILKMFSADKKRVETALESCGLNFNRSESIRPDEFPLEIFERFLNKLCLRPDIDKILLEIGAKGKPYLTLEQLMDFINQKQRDPRLNEVLYPPLRSSQARLLIEKYETNKQFLERDQMSMEGFSRYLGGEENGILPLEALDLSMDMTQPLSAYFINSSHNTYLTAGQLAGPSSVEMYRQALLWGCRCVELDVWKGRPPEEEPFITHGFTMTTEVPLRDVLEAIAEAAFKTSPYPVILSFENHVDSAKQQAKMAEYCRSIFGDALLIDPLDKYPLSAGIPLPSPQDLMGRILVKNKKRHRPSTGVPDSSVRKRPLEQSNSALSESSAATEPSSPQLGSPSSDSCPGLSNGEEVGLEKTSLEPQKSLGEESLSREPNVPMPDRDREDEEEDEEEEETTDPKKPTTDEGTASSEVNATEEMSTLVNYVEPVKFKSFEAARKRNKCFEMSSFVETKAMEQLTKSPMEFVEYNKQQLSRIYPKGTRVDSSNYMPQLFWNVGCQLVALNFQTLDLPMQLNAGVFEYNGRSGYLLKPEFMRRPDKSFDPFTEVIVDGIVANALRVKVISGQFLSDKKVGIYVEVDMFGLPVDTRRKYRTRTSQGNSFNPVWDEEPFDFPKVVLPTLASLRIAAFEEGGKFVGHRILPVSAIRSGYHYVCLRNEANQPLCLPALLIYTEASDYIPDDHQDYAEALINPIKHVSLMDQRAKQLAALIGESEAQASTETYQETPCQQPGSQLPSNPTPNPLDASPRWPPGPTTSSTSSSLSSPGQRDDLIASILSEVTPTPLEELRSHKAMVKLRSRQDRDLRELHKKHQRKAVALTRRLLDGLAQARAEGKCRPSPSALGKATNSEDVKEEEEAKQYREFQNRQVQSLLELREAQADVETKRKLEHLRQAHQRLKEVVLDTHTTQFKRLKELNEREKKELQKILDRKRNNSISEAKTREKHKKEVELTEINRRHITESVNSIRRLEEAQKQRHERLVAGQQQVLQQLEEEEPKLLAQLTQECQEQRERLPQEIRRCLLGETAEGLGDGPLVACASNGHAPGSGGHLSSADSESQEENTQL; translated from the exons ATGATAAAG GAGGCCTCCAGTCGGAACCTGGTGACCCTGCGTGTGGACCCTAATGGCTTCTTCTTGTACTGGACAGGACCCAACATG GAGGTGGACACACTGGACATCAGCTCCATCAGGGACACAAGGACAGGTCGTTATGCCCGCCTGCCCAAG gaccctaagatTCGAGAAGTACTGGGCTTTGGAGGTCCTGACACCCGGCTGGAGGAGAAACTGATGACAGTGGTGGCCGGGCCAGATCCAGTAAATACCACATTCTTGAACTTCATGGCCGTGCAAGATGACACAGTCAAG GTCTGGTCAGAGGAGTTGTTTAAACTGGCCATGAACATATTGGCTCAGAACGCCTCCCGGAACACCTTCCTGCGGAAAGC ATACACGAAGCTGAAGCTGCAGGTGAACCAGGATGGACGGATTCCGGTCAAGAA CATTCTGAAGATGTTCTCGGCGGACAAGAAGCGGGTGGAGACGGCGCTGGAGTCCTGTGGCCTCAACTTCAACCGA AGTGAGTCCATTCGCCCTGATGAGTTTCCCTTGGAAATTTTTGAGCGGTTCTTGAATAAACTGTGTCTGCGCCCGGATATTGACAAGATCCTGCTGGAGAT AGGTGCCAAGGGCAAGCCGTACCTCACTCTGGAGCAGCTCATGGACTTTATCAACCAGAAGCAGAGAGACCCGAGACTCAACGAAGTGCTGTACCCGCCACTTCGGTCCTCACAGGCTCGGCTGCTCATTGAGAAGTACGAGACGAACAAACAGTTCCTGGAGCGCG ACCAGATGTCTATGGAGGGCTTCAGCCGCTacctgggaggggaggagaatggTATCCTGCCTCTGGAGGCCCTGGATCTGAGCATGGACATGACCCAGCCACTGAGCGCATATTTTATCAACTCCTCACACAACACCTATCTCACTG CGGGCCAGCTGGCTGGACCATCATCGGTGGAGATGTACCGCCAGGCACTGCTGTGGGGCTGCCGCTGTGTGGAGCTGGATGTATGGAAGGGACGGCCACCGGAGGAAGAGCCTTTCATCACTCATGGTTTCACCATGACCACTGAGGTGCCATTGCGTGATGTGCTAGAGGCCATCGCTGAGGCAGCCTTCAAGACCTCGCCCTACCCTGTCATCCTCTCCTTTGAGAACCATGTCGACTC GGCAAAGCAGCAGGCCAAGATGGCTGAGTACTGCCGCTCTATCTTTGGGGATGCGCTGCTCATTGACCCTCTCGACAAATACCCG CTATCTGCGGGCATCCCCCTGCCTAGTCCACAGGACCTGATGGGCCGTATCCTGGTGAAGAATAAGAAGCGACATCGGCCCAGCACAGGTGTCCCTGACAGCTCAGTGCGCAAGCGGCCTCTGGAACAGAGCAACTCGGCCTTGAGTGAGAGCTCGGCCGCCACAGAGCCCTCCTCACCTCAGCTTG GGTCCCCCAGCTCCGACAGCTGCCCTGGCCTAAGCAATGGGGAGGAGGTGGGACTCGAGAAGACCAGCCTGGAGCCTCAGAAGTCTCTAGGTGAGGAGAGCCTCAGCCGGGAACCTAATGTGCCCATGCCTGACCGTGAccgagaggatgaggaggaagatgaagaagaagaggaaacaaCGGATCCAAAAAAGCCCACCACTGATGAG GGCACAGCCAGCAGTGAGGTCAATGCCACGGAGGAGATGTCAACGCTCGTCAACTACGTTGAGCCCGTCAAGTTCAAGTCCTTCGAGGCTGCTCGAA aaaGGAACAAGTGCTTCGAGATGTCATCCTTCGTGGAGACCAAGGCAATGGAGCAACTGACCAAGAGTCCTATGGAGTTTGTGGA ATACAACAAACAGCAGCTCAGCCGCATCTACCCTAAGGGCACACGAGTGGACTCCTCCAACTACATGCCTCAGCTCTTCTGGAACGTGGGTTGCCAGCTTGTTGCCCTCAACTTCCAGACCTTGG ATTTGCCAATGCAGCTCAACGCAGGCGTGTTTGAGTACAATGGGCGCAGCGGGTACTTGCTCAAGCCCGAGTTTATGCGGCGGCCGGACAAGTCTTTTGATCCCTTCACTGAGGTCATCGTAGATGGCATAGTGGCCAACGCCTTGCGGGTCAAG GTGATTTCGGGGCAGTTCCTGTCTGACAAGAAGGTGGGCATCTACGTCGAGGTGGACATGTTTGGCCTCCCAGTTGACACAAGACGCAAATATCGTACCCGGACATCCCAGGGGAACTCATTCAACCCTGTGTGGGACGAGGAACCCTTTGACTTCCCCAAG GTTGTGCTGCCCACGCTGGCCTCACTTCGCATCGCAGCCTTTGAGGAGGGTGGCAAATTTGTTGGGCACCGtatcctgcctgtctctgctatcCGCTCAG GATACCACTATGTCTGCCTGCGAAACGAGGCCAACCAACCTTtgtgcctgcctgccctgcttaTCTACACTGAAGCTTCTGACTACATCCCAGATGACCACCAGG ACTATGCGGAGGCCTTGATTAACCCCATCAAGCACGTAAGCCTAATGGACCAGCGGGCCAAGCAACTAGCCGCTCTCATTGGGGAGAGTGAG GCTCAGGCCAGCACAGAGACATATCAGGAGACCCCGTGTCAACAGCCAGGGTCACAGCTCCCCTCCAACCCCACACCTAACCCACTGGATGCCTCACCTCGCTGGCCCCCCGGTCCTACCACTTCCTCCACTAGCTCCTCCCTCAGTAGCCCAG GGCAGCGAGATGATTTGATTGCCAGCATCCTCTCTG AGGTGACCCCTACACCTCTAGAGGAGCTCAGAAGCCACAAGGCTATGGTGAAGCTACGGAGCCGGCAGGATCGAGACCTGCGGGAGTTGCATAAGAAGCACCAGCGCAAGGCTGTGGCCCTCACCCGCCGCCTTCTGGATGGCCTGGCCCAGGCCAGGGCTGAGGGGAAGTGCCGGCCCTCCCCCAGTGCCCT GGGCAAGGCCACCAACTCGGAGGAcgtgaaggaggaagaggaggccaaACAGTATCGAGAGTTCCAGAACCGACAAGTACAGAGCCTGTTGGAGCTGAGGGAAGCCCAGGCAGATGTGGAGACCAAGCGGAAGCTGGAGCATCTACGACAG GCTCATCAGCGGCTCAAGGAGGTTGTCCtggatacacacacaacacagttcaagaggctgaaggagctgaatgaaaG GGAGAAGAAGGAactccagaagatcctggacaggaaGCGCAACAACAGCATCTCAGAGGCCAAGACAAGGGAGAAACACAAGAAGGAGGT GGAACTGACAGAGATTAATCGGCGGCACATCACTGAGTCGGTAAACTCCATCAGACGG
- the Plcb3 gene encoding 1-phosphatidylinositol 4,5-bisphosphate phosphodiesterase beta-3 isoform a (isoform a is encoded by transcript variant 1) has translation MAGARPGVHALQLEPPTVVETLRRGSKFIKWDEEASSRNLVTLRVDPNGFFLYWTGPNMEVDTLDISSIRDTRTGRYARLPKDPKIREVLGFGGPDTRLEEKLMTVVAGPDPVNTTFLNFMAVQDDTVKVWSEELFKLAMNILAQNASRNTFLRKAYTKLKLQVNQDGRIPVKNILKMFSADKKRVETALESCGLNFNRSESIRPDEFPLEIFERFLNKLCLRPDIDKILLEIGAKGKPYLTLEQLMDFINQKQRDPRLNEVLYPPLRSSQARLLIEKYETNKQFLERDQMSMEGFSRYLGGEENGILPLEALDLSMDMTQPLSAYFINSSHNTYLTAGQLAGPSSVEMYRQALLWGCRCVELDVWKGRPPEEEPFITHGFTMTTEVPLRDVLEAIAEAAFKTSPYPVILSFENHVDSAKQQAKMAEYCRSIFGDALLIDPLDKYPLSAGIPLPSPQDLMGRILVKNKKRHRPSTGVPDSSVRKRPLEQSNSALSESSAATEPSSPQLGSPSSDSCPGLSNGEEVGLEKTSLEPQKSLGEESLSREPNVPMPDRDREDEEEDEEEEETTDPKKPTTDEGTASSEVNATEEMSTLVNYVEPVKFKSFEAARKRNKCFEMSSFVETKAMEQLTKSPMEFVEYNKQQLSRIYPKGTRVDSSNYMPQLFWNVGCQLVALNFQTLDLPMQLNAGVFEYNGRSGYLLKPEFMRRPDKSFDPFTEVIVDGIVANALRVKVISGQFLSDKKVGIYVEVDMFGLPVDTRRKYRTRTSQGNSFNPVWDEEPFDFPKVVLPTLASLRIAAFEEGGKFVGHRILPVSAIRSGYHYVCLRNEANQPLCLPALLIYTEASDYIPDDHQDYAEALINPIKHVSLMDQRAKQLAALIGESEAQASTETYQETPCQQPGSQLPSNPTPNPLDASPRWPPGPTTSSTSSSLSSPGQRDDLIASILSEVTPTPLEELRSHKAMVKLRSRQDRDLRELHKKHQRKAVALTRRLLDGLAQARAEGKCRPSPSALGKATNSEDVKEEEEAKQYREFQNRQVQSLLELREAQADVETKRKLEHLRQAHQRLKEVVLDTHTTQFKRLKELNEREKKELQKILDRKRNNSISEAKTREKHKKEVELTEINRRHITESVNSIRRLEEAQKQRHERLVAGQQQVLQQLEEEEPKLLAQLTQECQEQRERLPQEIRRCLLGETAEGLGDGPLVACASNGHAPGSGGHLSSADSESQEENTQL, from the exons ATGGCGGGCGCGAGGCCCGGCGTCCACGCGCTGCAGCTGGAGCCGCCCACCGTGGTGGAGACCCTGCGGCGCGGGAGTAAGTTCATCAAATGGGACGAG GAGGCCTCCAGTCGGAACCTGGTGACCCTGCGTGTGGACCCTAATGGCTTCTTCTTGTACTGGACAGGACCCAACATG GAGGTGGACACACTGGACATCAGCTCCATCAGGGACACAAGGACAGGTCGTTATGCCCGCCTGCCCAAG gaccctaagatTCGAGAAGTACTGGGCTTTGGAGGTCCTGACACCCGGCTGGAGGAGAAACTGATGACAGTGGTGGCCGGGCCAGATCCAGTAAATACCACATTCTTGAACTTCATGGCCGTGCAAGATGACACAGTCAAG GTCTGGTCAGAGGAGTTGTTTAAACTGGCCATGAACATATTGGCTCAGAACGCCTCCCGGAACACCTTCCTGCGGAAAGC ATACACGAAGCTGAAGCTGCAGGTGAACCAGGATGGACGGATTCCGGTCAAGAA CATTCTGAAGATGTTCTCGGCGGACAAGAAGCGGGTGGAGACGGCGCTGGAGTCCTGTGGCCTCAACTTCAACCGA AGTGAGTCCATTCGCCCTGATGAGTTTCCCTTGGAAATTTTTGAGCGGTTCTTGAATAAACTGTGTCTGCGCCCGGATATTGACAAGATCCTGCTGGAGAT AGGTGCCAAGGGCAAGCCGTACCTCACTCTGGAGCAGCTCATGGACTTTATCAACCAGAAGCAGAGAGACCCGAGACTCAACGAAGTGCTGTACCCGCCACTTCGGTCCTCACAGGCTCGGCTGCTCATTGAGAAGTACGAGACGAACAAACAGTTCCTGGAGCGCG ACCAGATGTCTATGGAGGGCTTCAGCCGCTacctgggaggggaggagaatggTATCCTGCCTCTGGAGGCCCTGGATCTGAGCATGGACATGACCCAGCCACTGAGCGCATATTTTATCAACTCCTCACACAACACCTATCTCACTG CGGGCCAGCTGGCTGGACCATCATCGGTGGAGATGTACCGCCAGGCACTGCTGTGGGGCTGCCGCTGTGTGGAGCTGGATGTATGGAAGGGACGGCCACCGGAGGAAGAGCCTTTCATCACTCATGGTTTCACCATGACCACTGAGGTGCCATTGCGTGATGTGCTAGAGGCCATCGCTGAGGCAGCCTTCAAGACCTCGCCCTACCCTGTCATCCTCTCCTTTGAGAACCATGTCGACTC GGCAAAGCAGCAGGCCAAGATGGCTGAGTACTGCCGCTCTATCTTTGGGGATGCGCTGCTCATTGACCCTCTCGACAAATACCCG CTATCTGCGGGCATCCCCCTGCCTAGTCCACAGGACCTGATGGGCCGTATCCTGGTGAAGAATAAGAAGCGACATCGGCCCAGCACAGGTGTCCCTGACAGCTCAGTGCGCAAGCGGCCTCTGGAACAGAGCAACTCGGCCTTGAGTGAGAGCTCGGCCGCCACAGAGCCCTCCTCACCTCAGCTTG GGTCCCCCAGCTCCGACAGCTGCCCTGGCCTAAGCAATGGGGAGGAGGTGGGACTCGAGAAGACCAGCCTGGAGCCTCAGAAGTCTCTAGGTGAGGAGAGCCTCAGCCGGGAACCTAATGTGCCCATGCCTGACCGTGAccgagaggatgaggaggaagatgaagaagaagaggaaacaaCGGATCCAAAAAAGCCCACCACTGATGAG GGCACAGCCAGCAGTGAGGTCAATGCCACGGAGGAGATGTCAACGCTCGTCAACTACGTTGAGCCCGTCAAGTTCAAGTCCTTCGAGGCTGCTCGAA aaaGGAACAAGTGCTTCGAGATGTCATCCTTCGTGGAGACCAAGGCAATGGAGCAACTGACCAAGAGTCCTATGGAGTTTGTGGA ATACAACAAACAGCAGCTCAGCCGCATCTACCCTAAGGGCACACGAGTGGACTCCTCCAACTACATGCCTCAGCTCTTCTGGAACGTGGGTTGCCAGCTTGTTGCCCTCAACTTCCAGACCTTGG ATTTGCCAATGCAGCTCAACGCAGGCGTGTTTGAGTACAATGGGCGCAGCGGGTACTTGCTCAAGCCCGAGTTTATGCGGCGGCCGGACAAGTCTTTTGATCCCTTCACTGAGGTCATCGTAGATGGCATAGTGGCCAACGCCTTGCGGGTCAAG GTGATTTCGGGGCAGTTCCTGTCTGACAAGAAGGTGGGCATCTACGTCGAGGTGGACATGTTTGGCCTCCCAGTTGACACAAGACGCAAATATCGTACCCGGACATCCCAGGGGAACTCATTCAACCCTGTGTGGGACGAGGAACCCTTTGACTTCCCCAAG GTTGTGCTGCCCACGCTGGCCTCACTTCGCATCGCAGCCTTTGAGGAGGGTGGCAAATTTGTTGGGCACCGtatcctgcctgtctctgctatcCGCTCAG GATACCACTATGTCTGCCTGCGAAACGAGGCCAACCAACCTTtgtgcctgcctgccctgcttaTCTACACTGAAGCTTCTGACTACATCCCAGATGACCACCAGG ACTATGCGGAGGCCTTGATTAACCCCATCAAGCACGTAAGCCTAATGGACCAGCGGGCCAAGCAACTAGCCGCTCTCATTGGGGAGAGTGAG GCTCAGGCCAGCACAGAGACATATCAGGAGACCCCGTGTCAACAGCCAGGGTCACAGCTCCCCTCCAACCCCACACCTAACCCACTGGATGCCTCACCTCGCTGGCCCCCCGGTCCTACCACTTCCTCCACTAGCTCCTCCCTCAGTAGCCCAG GGCAGCGAGATGATTTGATTGCCAGCATCCTCTCTG AGGTGACCCCTACACCTCTAGAGGAGCTCAGAAGCCACAAGGCTATGGTGAAGCTACGGAGCCGGCAGGATCGAGACCTGCGGGAGTTGCATAAGAAGCACCAGCGCAAGGCTGTGGCCCTCACCCGCCGCCTTCTGGATGGCCTGGCCCAGGCCAGGGCTGAGGGGAAGTGCCGGCCCTCCCCCAGTGCCCT GGGCAAGGCCACCAACTCGGAGGAcgtgaaggaggaagaggaggccaaACAGTATCGAGAGTTCCAGAACCGACAAGTACAGAGCCTGTTGGAGCTGAGGGAAGCCCAGGCAGATGTGGAGACCAAGCGGAAGCTGGAGCATCTACGACAG GCTCATCAGCGGCTCAAGGAGGTTGTCCtggatacacacacaacacagttcaagaggctgaaggagctgaatgaaaG GGAGAAGAAGGAactccagaagatcctggacaggaaGCGCAACAACAGCATCTCAGAGGCCAAGACAAGGGAGAAACACAAGAAGGAGGT GGAACTGACAGAGATTAATCGGCGGCACATCACTGAGTCGGTAAACTCCATCAGACGG